One part of the Nitrospiraceae bacterium genome encodes these proteins:
- a CDS encoding DUF4136 domain-containing protein, producing the protein MIWKQSVCAFLLMAAAAACASPKIGYDYDPSANFSGYHTYTWMPGEQEKTGDRRVDNSQVNIRLRTVIGAQLRLKGYTTSGDKKPDFYVAYHVGVKDMVADVTQHFSDEHAPRLTTRSSSGAPTGGEPQPYTTGTLLIDIIDAASNKLAWRGTAAGEVDPGLTSEERDERIRTIVHEMLSHFPPK; encoded by the coding sequence ATGATATGGAAGCAATCAGTATGCGCATTCCTGCTGATGGCGGCTGCGGCAGCCTGTGCATCACCGAAGATCGGGTACGACTACGACCCTAGCGCAAATTTCAGCGGCTATCACACCTACACATGGATGCCGGGCGAACAAGAGAAGACCGGTGACAGGCGTGTGGACAACTCGCAGGTCAATATTCGCCTCCGAACCGTCATCGGAGCGCAACTGCGCTTAAAGGGCTATACGACGTCTGGTGATAAAAAGCCGGATTTCTATGTGGCCTACCATGTCGGCGTGAAAGATATGGTCGCGGATGTCACACAGCATTTTTCCGACGAGCACGCTCCGCGCCTGACAACTCGGTCGTCAAGCGGTGCGCCAACGGGCGGTGAGCCCCAACCCTATACGACCGGCACTTTACTGATCGATATTATCGACGCGGCTTCGAACAAACTGGCCTGGCGTGGCACCGCGGCCGGCGAAGTTGACCCGGGACTCACGTCCGAAGAACGGGACGAGCGGATCAGAACCATCGTTCATGAGATGTTGTCCCATTTCCCGCCCAAGTAA